One window of the Natrinema sp. CBA1119 genome contains the following:
- a CDS encoding MBL fold metallo-hydrolase, producing MEVHHVTEDAETFTCNAYLVVGDRTTLVDAGAMDGVVDEIREHTDDLEAVVMTHQHGDHVAQLETVCDAFDPEVYAYDDHPTRTHEIDDGDTVRIGDEDFDVVYTPGHADDHVSFVSDSSLFSGDVVVHDDGAFEYGSFGRTDMAGQSRERLIESIRDLLERMPDGSQSAGVEHMYAGHGGVFHGDVRDVVATALERAEKREPKYPDE from the coding sequence ATGGAGGTTCACCACGTCACCGAGGACGCGGAGACGTTCACGTGCAACGCCTATCTGGTCGTCGGCGATCGGACGACGCTGGTCGACGCCGGTGCAATGGATGGCGTCGTCGACGAGATCCGCGAGCACACCGACGACCTCGAGGCCGTCGTCATGACCCACCAGCACGGCGATCACGTCGCCCAGCTCGAAACAGTCTGTGATGCGTTCGATCCCGAGGTGTACGCCTACGACGATCACCCGACGCGGACGCACGAAATCGACGACGGCGATACGGTCCGGATCGGCGACGAGGACTTCGACGTCGTCTACACGCCGGGACACGCCGACGATCACGTCTCGTTCGTCTCCGATTCGTCGCTGTTCTCCGGCGACGTGGTCGTCCACGACGACGGCGCGTTCGAGTACGGGAGCTTCGGCCGCACCGACATGGCCGGCCAGTCCCGCGAGCGACTCATCGAGAGCATTCGGGACCTGCTCGAGCGCATGCCCGACGGTAGTCAGTCTGCCGGCGTCGAACACATGTATGCGGGCCACGGCGGCGTCTTCCACGGCGACGTGCGCGACGTAGTGGCGACGGCGCTCGAGCGAGCCGAAAAGCGAGAACCGAAGTATCCCGACGAGTAG
- a CDS encoding DUF99 family protein: MKSGVRALGIAESYRDDWTGGRTRSTLAGAVVRADRVFDGLAYGSCRVGGTDGTAAVIDLIDDLGRPDARYVLLGAVAPAWYNLLDLSTIHRAVDRPVLAVTFEASGGLEPGLRDAFSGAELEERLETYRALPERHELTINEETVYVRCVGLEPADADEVVRAFTPAGGRPEPIRIARQAARAADSYARSV; the protein is encoded by the coding sequence ATGAAGTCCGGGGTGCGGGCGCTGGGCATCGCCGAATCGTACCGCGACGATTGGACCGGCGGCCGAACCCGAAGTACGCTCGCCGGCGCCGTCGTTCGCGCCGATCGCGTGTTCGACGGGCTCGCGTACGGCTCCTGTCGCGTCGGCGGTACCGACGGAACCGCTGCCGTCATTGACCTGATCGACGACCTCGGCCGACCGGACGCCAGGTACGTCCTGCTCGGCGCCGTCGCCCCGGCCTGGTACAACCTTCTCGATCTTTCGACGATACACCGCGCAGTCGACCGACCGGTACTCGCCGTTACGTTCGAAGCGAGCGGCGGCCTCGAGCCCGGTCTTCGCGACGCGTTTTCGGGAGCCGAACTCGAGGAACGACTCGAGACCTACCGGGCGTTACCGGAGCGACACGAACTGACGATCAACGAGGAGACCGTCTACGTGAGGTGCGTGGGTCTCGAGCCCGCCGACGCCGACGAAGTCGTTCGGGCGTTCACGCCCGCGGGCGGCCGTCCGGAGCCGATTCGGATCGCGAGGCAGGCGGCTCGAGCGGCTGATTCGTACGCTCGGTCCGTTTAG
- a CDS encoding plastocyanin/azurin family copper-binding protein yields MTKLDGETPEESFDNLSDTVARFERRPVLKALSAGAVVSLGSGITAASGDDDQDGGDQPSQQIDPQFGYSTADAANIPDGLAPDHEVELHTNEPADPQNPSRPLFFHFEPSGIHVDAGDIVQFTLVSPDHSITAYHHGMGFQQRVPDGVPPFSSPVLNVGGAWLYEFTESGVYDVYCGPHHILGMDMRIVVGDLTEEDLPDYVETFEGSEDPPLLPPFSKEFLEHELNAPSDENEGCEWTWVTPQEILGADSLDPLSIQDRGAVPFTDVLADIDRFADVTLEHGDAGEADEDAEATATVQVRDHAEYGEILVGPDEMTLYMFVPDAEAGGESTCYGNCAVTWPPLTVDGEPTAGDGVTAPLTTIERQNGEMQVVANDRPLYHFTQDEEPGDATGQGVNEVWWVLDPSGTPIQSG; encoded by the coding sequence ATGACCAAACTTGATGGGGAGACACCAGAGGAATCGTTCGACAATCTGAGTGACACAGTAGCGCGATTTGAACGGCGGCCTGTACTAAAAGCATTGAGCGCGGGGGCCGTCGTATCACTGGGAAGCGGTATCACGGCTGCGTCCGGCGACGACGACCAAGATGGTGGAGATCAGCCCTCCCAACAGATTGACCCTCAGTTCGGGTATTCGACAGCTGACGCCGCTAACATTCCCGACGGTCTCGCGCCAGATCACGAGGTTGAACTCCACACGAATGAGCCAGCGGATCCACAGAATCCAAGTCGGCCATTGTTCTTTCACTTTGAGCCGAGCGGAATTCACGTGGACGCTGGCGATATCGTGCAGTTCACTCTCGTATCCCCTGATCACTCGATTACGGCCTATCACCATGGTATGGGCTTCCAACAGCGGGTGCCCGACGGAGTGCCACCGTTCTCGTCGCCAGTGCTGAACGTTGGTGGCGCTTGGCTCTACGAATTCACCGAATCAGGCGTGTACGACGTGTACTGTGGGCCACACCACATTCTCGGGATGGATATGCGGATTGTCGTCGGAGATCTCACAGAAGAAGACCTCCCCGACTACGTGGAGACGTTCGAAGGGAGTGAGGACCCGCCACTCCTTCCACCGTTCAGCAAGGAGTTCCTCGAACACGAACTCAATGCACCCAGCGACGAAAACGAGGGGTGTGAGTGGACCTGGGTGACGCCCCAGGAGATACTCGGCGCGGACTCACTGGATCCGCTGTCGATTCAAGACCGAGGGGCAGTCCCGTTCACGGACGTCCTCGCCGATATCGACCGCTTCGCGGACGTGACGCTGGAGCACGGTGACGCCGGTGAAGCCGATGAAGACGCTGAAGCTACGGCGACCGTTCAGGTCCGCGACCACGCGGAGTACGGAGAGATTCTAGTTGGTCCGGATGAGATGACGTTGTATATGTTCGTCCCCGACGCCGAAGCGGGGGGTGAAAGCACCTGCTACGGGAACTGTGCCGTGACCTGGCCGCCGCTTACAGTCGATGGCGAGCCTACTGCCGGCGACGGCGTGACAGCGCCCCTTACGACAATCGAACGACAAAACGGTGAGATGCAAGTGGTTGCAAACGACCGGCCACTGTACCACTTCACTCAAGACGAAGAACCGGGCGACGCCACCGGACAAGGAGTCAACGAGGTGTGGTGGGTGCTCGATCCGAGCGGCACTCCCATCCAATCCGGCTAA
- a CDS encoding DUF5786 family protein, translated as MGFGSYDESEQQDVDADFDDEDAVTSEENSHDGTIEFENGASSDELLDRLKAIKDDSDDEDDG; from the coding sequence ATGGGATTCGGGAGCTACGATGAATCCGAACAGCAGGACGTTGACGCTGACTTTGACGACGAGGACGCAGTGACATCGGAAGAGAACAGCCACGACGGAACGATCGAATTCGAAAACGGCGCGTCCAGCGACGAGTTGCTCGACCGACTTAAAGCCATCAAAGACGACAGCGACGACGAAGACGACGGCTGA
- a CDS encoding uracil-DNA glycosylase family protein: MGEMEDLCVTDCTRCPALVDSRSRIVNGAGPEDADLLFVGEGPGAKEDEQGEPFVGRSGTVLDDGLRDVGLARGDIRISNCVRCRPPENRDPKKDELANCRGYLEREIDRLDPEVIVTLGKVPSEHLLERSVAVTKEAGDLEEIRIDGTPRRLLICVHPAATLYDRSQEETFENALERAADLAGVTDHEGGQSRLDGF; encoded by the coding sequence ATGGGAGAGATGGAAGATCTCTGCGTGACGGACTGTACGCGCTGTCCGGCGCTCGTCGACTCTCGAAGCCGGATCGTCAACGGTGCCGGACCCGAGGATGCAGACCTGCTGTTCGTCGGCGAAGGGCCTGGTGCCAAGGAAGACGAGCAGGGCGAACCGTTCGTGGGCCGCAGCGGTACCGTCCTAGACGACGGGCTCCGAGACGTCGGCCTCGCACGGGGCGACATCCGTATCAGCAACTGCGTGCGCTGTCGCCCGCCGGAGAATCGCGATCCAAAAAAGGACGAACTCGCGAACTGCCGGGGCTACCTCGAGCGGGAGATCGATCGCCTCGATCCCGAGGTGATCGTCACGCTCGGGAAGGTTCCGAGCGAACACCTCCTCGAGCGCTCGGTCGCGGTGACCAAGGAGGCGGGCGATCTCGAGGAGATCCGGATCGACGGGACGCCCCGCCGATTGCTGATCTGCGTGCACCCGGCGGCGACGCTGTACGACCGCAGCCAAGAGGAGACGTTCGAGAACGCCCTCGAGCGGGCGGCGGATCTCGCAGGCGTCACCGATCACGAGGGCGGGCAGTCGCGACTCGACGGCTTCTGA
- a CDS encoding rhodanese-like domain-containing protein: MVTTISPERLAELQDENADFALVDTRPEDSYESWHIAGALHFPFGPEEELDGRLEDLKTVVGDADRVITVCAKGLSSGNLATRLESATNEYEVAAVDGGMKGWSGVYDRVEIDAGDGLTIVQIQRRAKGCLGYVVGCAETGEALVIDPTADTDEYAAAAEEAGLTVTGVIDTHVHADHISGGRDLADDLEVPYYLSERASERDVEREYTPLERNEVLSVGEREVKAVAAPGHTSEMINLLVDDAALLTADTLHVDSTGRTELEFRESEARSASEDASGGTASEGEGERGARMLYETLHRTILAEPESVVVLPGHVTVTADGEFEHGAPGEPIRTTIRAARTGIDLLGLEEDEFVERMADAGEKPSNYEEIIEYNRGVAEVPPEERVELELGPNNCSA; this comes from the coding sequence ATGGTCACCACAATCTCGCCCGAACGGCTCGCAGAGTTGCAAGACGAGAACGCCGATTTCGCGCTCGTCGATACCCGTCCCGAAGACAGCTACGAGTCCTGGCACATCGCGGGCGCGCTCCACTTTCCGTTCGGTCCCGAGGAAGAACTGGACGGCCGACTCGAGGACCTCAAGACCGTCGTCGGTGACGCCGACCGCGTCATCACCGTCTGTGCGAAGGGGCTCTCCTCGGGCAATCTCGCGACGCGCCTCGAGTCGGCGACCAACGAGTACGAGGTGGCGGCCGTCGACGGCGGGATGAAGGGCTGGAGCGGGGTCTACGACCGAGTTGAGATCGATGCCGGTGACGGGCTGACGATCGTCCAGATTCAGCGACGCGCGAAGGGGTGTCTGGGCTACGTCGTCGGCTGTGCGGAGACGGGCGAGGCCCTCGTCATCGATCCGACCGCGGACACCGACGAGTACGCGGCCGCGGCCGAGGAGGCCGGTCTGACCGTTACCGGCGTGATCGACACGCACGTACATGCCGACCACATTTCCGGCGGTCGCGATCTGGCGGACGACCTCGAGGTACCGTATTACCTCAGCGAGCGCGCGAGCGAGCGCGACGTCGAACGGGAGTACACGCCGCTCGAGCGCAACGAGGTACTCTCGGTCGGCGAGCGCGAGGTCAAGGCGGTAGCCGCGCCGGGACACACCAGCGAGATGATCAATCTGCTGGTGGACGACGCGGCGCTGCTGACCGCCGACACGCTGCACGTCGACTCGACGGGGCGGACGGAACTCGAGTTCAGGGAGAGCGAGGCACGCAGTGCCTCGGAAGATGCGAGCGGTGGAACCGCGAGCGAGGGCGAGGGAGAGAGAGGGGCTCGAATGCTCTACGAGACGCTCCACCGGACGATTCTGGCCGAACCCGAGAGCGTCGTCGTTCTTCCGGGACACGTGACGGTCACCGCCGACGGCGAGTTCGAACACGGTGCACCCGGCGAGCCGATCCGGACGACGATCCGCGCTGCGCGGACGGGGATCGACCTGCTCGGACTCGAGGAGGACGAGTTCGTCGAGCGCATGGCTGATGCCGGCGAGAAGCCGTCGAACTACGAGGAAATTATCGAGTACAACCGCGGCGTAGCCGAGGTTCCACCCGAAGAACGGGTCGAACTCGAATTGGGACCGAACAACTGCTCGGCGTGA
- a CDS encoding stage II sporulation protein M — protein MALSNFVAAVIAVFRRRPGDLLPLYLLGVAIPAIVRVVPFLAIGIAYLFLSRSGRLEAIRTHLVELDPPPSPDADPEAFDAWASGLEPIFDQLVTLPLAVLAVVTIIASVLLFVVLSAVVAAGQLAACYGRLRDERGLIAGIDGVRRYWLRFLGLFLLEGLCWVAVLGAIGIGATLFGGIVSLATGSAALALPVVLLGVFVAFVVLLVVRALFAFAPVAVVVDDAGVFGSLRSAAGFIRAQPVEAAFYYVIAIGMLVGLSTLTGLFSLVDVVTVGSLVSALVAMPALDLLKSAVYCGYRDRLNPPEPRTRSLRDGVRAGLRRGWREMVSFVRARPGTHAFVLGLGLLGFWMGWAAAGPYVGTFDASIAARLEGIFPPTMAANLFGNNWFVALTTAYAGVALAVPAIVSLLFNGVFLGIMARLEVDPLELAAFVVPHGVLEIPAILIAGALGVSVGVTAWRTWRGRASRTAFADALERAFWVLIGIGILLAIAAVIEGFVSPFYYRLFL, from the coding sequence ATGGCTCTGTCAAATTTCGTCGCCGCCGTCATCGCCGTCTTTCGTCGTCGCCCGGGTGATCTCCTCCCCCTGTACCTGCTCGGCGTCGCGATTCCCGCGATCGTCCGCGTCGTTCCGTTTCTCGCGATCGGCATCGCGTATCTCTTCCTCTCGAGGTCCGGACGCCTCGAGGCGATCCGAACACACCTCGTCGAACTCGATCCCCCGCCGAGCCCCGACGCCGATCCCGAGGCGTTCGACGCGTGGGCGAGCGGCCTCGAGCCGATCTTCGACCAGCTGGTGACGCTACCGCTAGCGGTCCTCGCCGTCGTGACGATCATCGCGAGCGTCCTGTTGTTCGTGGTGCTGTCCGCCGTCGTCGCCGCCGGCCAGCTCGCGGCCTGTTACGGTCGGCTCCGTGACGAGCGCGGCCTGATCGCCGGGATCGACGGCGTTCGCCGCTACTGGCTTCGGTTTCTCGGCCTGTTCCTCCTCGAGGGGCTGTGCTGGGTGGCGGTACTCGGTGCCATCGGCATCGGAGCGACGCTGTTCGGCGGCATCGTCTCGCTTGCGACGGGGTCCGCGGCACTCGCTCTCCCCGTGGTCTTGCTCGGTGTGTTCGTCGCGTTCGTCGTCCTACTCGTCGTCCGCGCGTTGTTCGCCTTCGCGCCGGTCGCGGTCGTCGTCGACGACGCGGGCGTGTTCGGATCGCTGCGGAGCGCCGCGGGGTTCATTCGCGCGCAACCGGTGGAGGCGGCCTTTTACTACGTGATCGCGATCGGGATGCTGGTCGGACTGTCGACGCTCACCGGACTGTTCTCGCTCGTCGACGTCGTCACCGTCGGCTCGCTGGTCTCCGCGCTGGTCGCGATGCCGGCCCTCGATCTGCTCAAATCCGCCGTCTACTGCGGCTATCGGGACCGATTGAATCCGCCGGAGCCACGGACGCGATCCCTTCGGGACGGGGTCCGGGCCGGACTCCGCCGCGGCTGGCGCGAGATGGTGTCGTTCGTCCGGGCGCGGCCCGGGACGCACGCGTTCGTCCTCGGCCTCGGTCTTCTCGGATTCTGGATGGGGTGGGCCGCCGCCGGACCCTACGTCGGGACGTTTGACGCGTCGATCGCGGCTCGCCTCGAGGGCATCTTCCCGCCGACGATGGCGGCCAACCTGTTCGGCAACAACTGGTTCGTCGCGCTCACGACGGCCTACGCCGGAGTCGCGCTCGCGGTCCCCGCGATCGTCTCGCTGCTGTTCAACGGCGTCTTCCTCGGGATCATGGCCCGCCTCGAGGTCGATCCGCTGGAACTCGCCGCGTTCGTCGTTCCCCACGGCGTTCTCGAGATCCCGGCGATCCTGATCGCGGGAGCGCTAGGGGTGTCCGTCGGCGTCACCGCGTGGCGGACGTGGCGGGGTCGCGCGAGTCGAACGGCTTTCGCGGACGCGCTCGAGCGGGCGTTCTGGGTGTTGATCGGGATCGGGATCCTGCTGGCGATCGCCGCGGTTATCGAGGGGTTCGTCAGTCCGTTCTACTATCGGCTCTTTCTCTAG
- a CDS encoding DUF367 family protein, translated as MECHVYYEGDDDPEKCTARRLEKFDKATLYRSMGQVPYGVVLNPHAEQALSPADLEEGLGTLVALDCSWESAEAASFEMRGVHRALPFLVAANPINYGRPFRLTTVEALAGACCIFDEWERAEDLLEPFRWGETFLTLNEEPLRRYSECTDSSEVVAVQEDYLADEE; from the coding sequence GTGGAGTGTCACGTCTACTACGAGGGCGACGACGACCCCGAGAAGTGTACCGCGCGTCGCCTCGAGAAGTTCGATAAAGCGACCCTCTATCGGTCGATGGGGCAGGTGCCCTACGGGGTCGTCCTCAACCCCCACGCCGAGCAGGCGCTCTCGCCGGCGGATCTCGAGGAGGGGCTGGGGACGCTGGTCGCCCTCGATTGCTCGTGGGAATCCGCCGAAGCGGCGTCGTTCGAGATGCGCGGGGTCCACCGGGCGCTCCCCTTCCTCGTCGCCGCGAATCCGATCAACTACGGTCGGCCGTTTCGGCTGACCACCGTCGAAGCGCTCGCCGGCGCGTGCTGCATCTTCGACGAGTGGGAGCGCGCCGAGGACCTCCTCGAGCCGTTCCGCTGGGGCGAGACCTTTCTGACGCTCAACGAGGAACCGCTCCGCCGCTACAGCGAGTGTACGGACTCGAGCGAGGTCGTCGCGGTGCAGGAGGATTATCTAGCCGACGAAGAGTGA
- a CDS encoding nuclear transport factor 2 family protein, with amino-acid sequence MDTESDARDDSDGDMRALVRRYYDALDDHDYDALEETLSPEFVQHRPDRTFESRNEFVEFMREKRPNPDTSHDLESVIAEDGQIAVRGRVIEAGTTLFEFADFFETDGGRLARLETYSR; translated from the coding sequence ATGGATACGGAGTCGGATGCGAGAGACGACTCGGACGGCGATATGCGCGCCCTCGTCCGGCGATACTACGACGCACTCGACGACCACGACTACGACGCGCTCGAGGAGACTCTCTCACCGGAGTTCGTCCAGCACCGTCCGGATCGGACGTTCGAGAGTCGGAACGAGTTCGTCGAATTCATGCGCGAGAAGCGACCGAACCCGGACACCAGTCACGACCTCGAGTCGGTGATTGCTGAGGACGGTCAGATCGCGGTGCGCGGCCGCGTCATCGAAGCGGGGACGACGCTTTTCGAATTCGCCGACTTCTTCGAAACCGACGGCGGACGGCTGGCTCGACTCGAGACGTACTCGCGGTGA
- the hisH gene encoding imidazole glycerol phosphate synthase subunit HisH has product MSTVSSPQEQSLASVVIVDYGLGNLRSVTRGLERAGADVEITDDPAAFAAADGVVLPGVGAFREGVENADPLREDLLEVADSGTPLFGICLGMQMLLTTSEEGETDGESAVQGLDLIPGTNVRFAEGQKVPHMGWNELEVQRDHPLVAGVDGNYAYFVHSYYAAPDDEHATVATTDYELEFPSIVANEAGNVFGTQFHPEKSGETGLQILRNFVEICAEE; this is encoded by the coding sequence ATGAGCACCGTTTCGTCTCCACAGGAGCAGTCCCTCGCCTCCGTCGTCATCGTCGACTACGGGCTGGGGAACCTCCGCAGCGTCACTCGCGGCCTCGAGCGCGCGGGTGCCGACGTCGAGATCACTGACGACCCCGCCGCCTTCGCCGCGGCCGACGGCGTCGTCCTGCCCGGCGTCGGCGCGTTCCGCGAGGGCGTCGAGAACGCCGACCCGCTCCGCGAGGACCTCCTCGAAGTGGCCGACAGCGGCACCCCCCTCTTCGGTATCTGTCTCGGGATGCAGATGCTACTCACGACGAGCGAAGAGGGCGAAACCGACGGCGAGTCGGCCGTCCAGGGGTTGGATCTGATCCCCGGAACCAACGTCCGATTCGCCGAGGGCCAGAAGGTTCCGCACATGGGCTGGAACGAACTCGAGGTCCAGCGGGATCACCCGCTCGTAGCGGGCGTGGACGGAAACTACGCCTACTTCGTCCACTCCTACTACGCGGCCCCGGACGATGAGCACGCGACGGTCGCGACGACGGACTACGAACTCGAGTTCCCGTCGATCGTGGCCAACGAGGCGGGGAACGTCTTCGGCACGCAATTCCACCCCGAGAAGAGCGGCGAGACGGGGCTGCAGATTCTGCGGAACTTCGTCGAGATCTGCGCCGAAGAATGA
- a CDS encoding 50S ribosomal protein L40e, with protein MASFDAAEKRTLEKMICMRCNARNSKRANRCRKCGYKKLRPKAKEARAA; from the coding sequence ATGGCCAGCTTCGATGCCGCTGAGAAACGAACGCTCGAGAAGATGATCTGCATGCGCTGTAACGCTCGCAACTCCAAGCGAGCCAACCGATGCCGGAAGTGCGGCTACAAGAAGCTTCGCCCCAAGGCGAAGGAAGCACGCGCCGCATAA